The Musa acuminata AAA Group cultivar baxijiao chromosome BXJ3-6, Cavendish_Baxijiao_AAA, whole genome shotgun sequence region CTTAGGTCCCACGGTGGCTCAACCCTAGATCTTATGGTGgctcttctttttattttcttcgcCTATCCGCTTGACCTCTGGTTGTACCAAAACTTATGGTGAGTCAAAAAAAACATTAACATACAAAGATATTGCTCGATGTGACATGCCTTTTGATGCTTTGATTTGTAATAGTCGTGGTGGCAAACTGAACTCCGATCAGAAAGGGATGATTAAtctttttggtattatgcatCGATCTTAGTTCTTGTGCTAGCAATCGAGGCATGAGAATATAGATTGTAGAAGTCGGCACTCAATCTTACTGAATCATTGTCTTATTGACATGCGCACTGTCATGCAAGCATACCATGATCAAATCAAATGTAGCCCATGAGGATGGATGGTGATCCAATCAAGTGAACATCATCATAAGAATGCATCACTATTAAGCGTAAAAGTGTGACCATATATAaacgaataaaataaaataaaaaattaaaattcgtACTTAAATAATCAATCATGGAAGAGTGGAAAATCGAGTCTCGTGAGCCAATTTGAGTTCATCGGGCTCACCAAAATAGTAAGAAATTTAGGGCTAACGAACCAATTCAATTCAATCTATATGGTTAACCAATGGAAAAGTGGGAAAATCGAGTCTCGTGAGCCAATTTGAGTTCATTGGGCTCACTAAAATGGCAAGAAATTAAGGGTTACGAACCAATTCGATTCAATCCATCTATTTAACCTATGGAAGAGTGGAAAATCGAATCTCATGAGCCAATTTGAGTTCTTAGCTCACCAAAATGACAGGAAATTGAGCGCGACGAACCAATTCGATTCAATTTTAGCCCGTCGCTTATTTTTACGAACGCTaacatctctttctctctccgctTTATCTTCTCATTGCTTGTGTTCCTCCGCAGCCGCCCTCTCATCGTGCCCCCCTCCGCTCCCACTTCCCTTTATATCGGCAGCCCATGTAACGGCCATGGAGATCTCGGGACTCCGCTCTCTGGCGAAGCACCTCAAGACCAtgctctcctccacctcctcttatccctttcctcctcctcctcctctctcctctccctaTAAAGCCCTGCACCTTGGCCCTTCCCGAACCCTAATCCCTCTCCTTCTTTCCGGCCGAATCCGTCTCTCCGCCGTCGCCTGCCTCCTCCCCcgccggtgccaccgccagatccGCCTCCCCCTCCCTGGCTTCCTCTGCCACCCGACCGTCGATCGCTTCCCCCGGcccttctcctccatctcttcCGACCCGGTGTTCGAGCGACGGGAGGAGCGGCAGCAGCCCACATCGTCCTGCTCCGCGGACGGCGAGTACCAGGACCACCTCTTGCAGGTCCAGCAGGAGAAGCAGAGCCGGTTCGTCCCCGTTAAGGCCTACTTCTTGTGCACCAGGTGCTCTCATTCTCCTCCCGTTTATGTGCTCGTCATTGTGGTTTGCATTTGGCTAGTTCGTTGATGATCGTGATCTTCATGGTGCTGGGATGTATCGCAGTATTGATTTGAGGAGCTTGCAGGCTCAGAATGCGTTCAACGTTATTCCACCTACATCCCGCGCCACCAATTACGTTGTCCTTCGATACTATGATGTTAAGAACGACCCTCATGTAAGTTACTGTTTCTCTTTCCTTTATTCTTGAATAATTACAAAGTAGTTCATTGAGGTTTTTGCTATGTTAAATGTTAAATCATTTACATTGATTATTATATTAGTTAAGATATTTTGTCTAAGTAGTTAACTATAACTAATTGATGAACAACGATAGTAGTAGAAGACTTGATAAGAATAACATAATTGGTTAGTTTTCgtgtttaaattttgtttttgttgttttgAATTTCATTGAAGACTTATAGGGTGGGAATAAGTGAGGATTTTGTTTATCTTTAGTTTATTGATGTCTAAATTTGAACGATGCTGGTGAGATTGGGTCCTCATCTTTGGCATTCTAAATCTCACATTGCAGTTATATGGTACAAGacgtacacatattggaagaggaACCTGGATCACTGTGGCAAGGTTGTAGAGTGATCCCATCCCATCGTCTATGCTCCAATGTTATTGACTGTGATTGGACTAGTTAAACACATGTAGTTTGTCTGCCCACTAGTTTTATTTTATTCTGTTGCTGTGATCTTTGTGCTAGAGTTCATATGATTTCTTTACACTTCATGGGCATCTTAATGCTAATTAATTACAAATATAAAACATGCAAACTAACATAGTGCCTTTCATATTTCAGGTTATGGAGTCTGGTTTTCCAAATGAGAGTGTTTGTCACTATATGGTAGTTTTTCACTATGGTTCTGTTGTTTTGTTCAATGTCACTGACCATGAAGCTGATGGGTACCTGAAGATTGTTGAAAAACATGCATCAGGTTTGCTACCAGAGATGAGAAAGGATGGTAAGTATGTCAAAGTTGCCTGAAAGAAATATacttttcatatatatatgtgtgtgtgtgtgtgtgtgtgtgtgtgtgtttgtgtgaacTTATATGAACTTCTTAGATTCATGCAAATATGTTGGATGCGACTTGGTGCAGAGATGGTGGTGTGCTTCAGAATGGTTAATATGATTAACCTTTTATTATTCACATTTCACAATGGCATATATGTGGGATTGAAGTATGTGATAGGGATACATTGGATTAAATAATGACAACAGAATGAACAAATGACTTAGTTTCACTCTAGATGTTCCTTTGGGTCAGTCAGAGTCTTCTTGATTTCTCAACAAGTTCTAATCCTGATATGCTTTGAATCTCATTAAGATTTAAGATAGAAGTAGACTAAATACAAAGATCAAAGTCAATATGTTTAGGTGTAAGTACTTGAAGAAAGTTTCACACTTGTGATTTTAGTGTGGGATATTGGCAATTGGAAGGCAAAGAAGCTCTGGGAAACTAGGTCAAGATGCAGATCTCTAATATGTACTTTGGATCTACCACACATTAAacattgaaaaaatatataagaaaaatgTTGGAACTAAGATTCACAGAAAGCTCTGTACAGGAGGTGTAATTTAAAGTTCTTGTGTGGTTGGAAGTTGGTTCATTAAAAACATCTACTTCAGGGATGAGTTCATATGCAGCAACTGTGAATTGGTTCTTTCCAAGTTTGGGATCCTTCAAATTCAAGCAGAAGTTGTTATTTTGGATGGCAACAAGGTCATGTAACTTAATCAAAATCCTCCAAAAATAGTcttaaattcaagttgaatttGGTTAGTATGTTAGTTTGCAGCAGATCTGGCAGTGCCATACATTATGTGGCCCAACTGGATTGAGTATAACTTGGTCCATGAGTTGTATAATTTAGCTTtggttggtttttttttttttttttccagatgCCAATGACCACGTATTTTACATGCTTATTTGTGCAAATCAGATACAATAGTAACAGTTTTATATGAAGTCGAACTGTAGAAGATACTTAGCCAGTTGGGTTATTGTAGGTGGAGATTAGGTGCTGTTGGctgaaaaagaaaaaagcatTTAGTCACCTTTTCCTTGTTGGATGACTGATGATTAAGTCATCTTATTTTGAACAAGCTGTTTATGTTTTTTAGAAGTTAGGACTGATCTGAACAAATCAGTTTG contains the following coding sequences:
- the LOC103988883 gene encoding protein RETARDED ROOT GROWTH-LIKE, whose protein sequence is MEISGLRSLAKHLKTMLSSTSSYPFPPPPPLSSPYKALHLGPSRTLIPLLLSGRIRLSAVACLLPRRCHRQIRLPLPGFLCHPTVDRFPRPFSSISSDPVFERREERQQPTSSCSADGEYQDHLLQVQQEKQSRFVPVKAYFLCTSIDLRSLQAQNAFNVIPPTSRATNYVVLRYYDVKNDPHVMESGFPNESVCHYMVVFHYGSVVLFNVTDHEADGYLKIVEKHASGLLPEMRKDDYAVVEKPTLETWMEGGLDYIVLKTLNIDGIRTIGSVLGQSIALDYYIRQVDGMVAEFTGINRGLEKTGTFTMKRKKLFQLVGKANSNLADVILKLGLFERSDIAWKNAKYAQIWEYLRDEYELTQRFGNLDFKLKFVEHNIRFLQEILQNRKSVFLEWLIIVLIAVEILISLYNIFFHPTPVVIQQKTNNQKISQEGSVDYDG